In Calypte anna isolate BGI_N300 chromosome 5, bCalAnn1_v1.p, whole genome shotgun sequence, the sequence AGACACCTCCCAGtagcacccagcacccccagacaTCCCCTCAGTATCCCCAGACATTCCCCAGTACCCCCAACATCCCTGGTATCCCAGTACCACCCCTGCCCCCCAGTATCCCCCCAGAACCCACAGGGATCTTCCCAGCACCCTCTGAgatccccccagcaccccccgagatccccccagcaccccccgaGATCTCCCTGTACATCCCAGAACCCCCTGAgatccccccagcaccccccgaGATCTCCCCATACCTCCCAAACCCCCTGAgatccccccagcaccccccaagATTTCCTCAGCACCCCTAAGACTCCCCTGATACCCCCCTGCACCCCTGGTACCCCAGTacccctcccagcacccccagacaCCTCCTCAGGACCCCCAGCCAGATGTCTGGggacacccccccaaaaaaagtcGCTGTGGGGTGGTGGCCCCATCCCCCTGTCCCAGGAGCTCCACGGCCACATCACCAGGGTGGGACCCCCGTCAAATGGGGTCCATCAGGGCATTGGGGTGACCCTGGGGTGGTCTCTCCCCTGGCAGGCTGTGGTACTCTGGCCTGACCAGTGCTGGCTGTGAGGACTTGGTAGCCCTCTTGGccaccagcccctgcctggaggagctggaCTTGTCCTACAGCGAGGGGCTGCGTGACCCCGGGGCCCAAGTGctgtgccaggggctgcagggccagCCCTGCCACCTCCACACCCTCAGGTAAGGGGTCCTGGGGTCCCTCACTGTCCCCTCTTGGGACCCCCTCACCCAGCCACCCACTCGAACCCCCTTTTTGTGCCCcccaggctggggagctgccGGCTGACGGGtgcctcctgcccagccctgggtgctctgctgctggacaGCCCTCAGCTCACCTGCCTGGACCTCAGTGACAATGACCTGGGGACCCAGGgggtcctgcagctctgccaccacctccagcacccctcctgcctcctgcaAACCCTGGGGTGAGGCTGTTGACACCTCCACACCACGGGTGGGGACCTGCAGGACGTGCCACCACCACCCGGGGTGGGTTTGAACtgatcttttccattttttaactattttgttttttctttttgttttgggggtgtttttttccccaagcctgAGCACAGCTGGGTTGGCTGAGGAAGCACTGGAGGAGTTGGAAGCCCTGAGGGACCTCAAGCCTGAGCTGAAGATCAGGAacctcctggagcaggaggtgcCCCAGGCAGGAGCCATGGCCAGGCTGCCATTCCAGCGGGGGATCCGGCCAGGACCAAGGGGCAGGAAAGGGCTTCCCCCCATTCCCAGAGGTCCCATCCCTTAGGAGAGCTCTTTGCCCCaaccagagccttctccagccCCATTTTTAATCCTGTTGAAACTCATAGCTCTTACTTTTTACCACTGCCTGCATCTCCTGGGGGTCGGGGGCCTTCCCACTCCTCCTGTCGCCACACATGTGTATGTGGGGAAGGGTCCTGGGTGTTTCCTGGTGCCAAATAAACCCCCGGGACCCATCCCTGGAACcctcctgtgctctgctccatcctcccagccctgtgcccacCATGCCCAGGGGATGGGGTTGTGCTCCCCACATCCCCAAGGGATGGCTGATGTACCCAGGAGGAAGATGCCAGCCCTGGGAGCAAGGCCCCAAACTCTTCCCTTTCGGGTTTTAATGGAAAAGCGAATTTCACAGTGAAAGAATTGAAATAATTCTCCCCtggcccccccacccccaagtgATGGGGGAGATGTTCTGTCACTGTCCCACGGTCCTGGGTGGGGAGCAGGTCACCTCACCTTACGGGCAGAGCCCCCCTTGTCCTGTGGCCGCTCCTCACGGGCGGTTTTTACCCCGGAATCCCCCCGTGGGGACACGCAGGGGCTGCGGGCACGGCGGGAATCGAACCCGCGACCCCCGGGCTTGGCCCCACCTTCTGCCCCCCGGGAGCCGATACCTCCCCGCCGGCAGGGGGCGGTGCCGCGGGGCCGAGTCTTTCCGGAAAGAGCCGAAGCGGAGGAGGCGGGCGGCGGGGACGATGGCGGAGCAGGTCGAACAGCTGCGGGCGGACGACGTGTACAAGGAGGTGGTGCGGGAGGGCACCGGGCCGCTGCCCGACTTCCGCGACGGCACCAAGGTCAGAACCGCACCGGCACCGCGCCGGGGTGAGGGGGGTATGAGGAAAATAACGGGCGAGGCGCGCATGCGcagccttccccccccccccccttctcccgCTCCTCCGTCGCCATGGTGACGCGGCCTGCTGCTCCCCCTCAGACCACTTTCCACTACCGGACGCTGCGCTGCGGGGATGAGGAGACACCGCTGGACGACAGCCGGGAGCGGGGGAAGCCCATGGAGCTGATCGCGGGCAAGAAATTCAAGTTGCCGGTGTGGGAAGCGGTGCTGAGGACCATGAGGCCCGGGGAACGGGCGCGGTTCCGCTGCGACACCAAGGTGGGACACGGGGAGGCGGGGTTTATATAGGGGGGCGTAAAGGGGGCGTGGCTTGGGCCGGGGGCGGGTATGGTCATTGGTACTGATTGGTGGGGGGGCGTGGTTTGATTTGGGGCGTGGCTTTGTTGGGGGCGTGGTGTGCATGGTCCTTGTTACTGATTGGACGTGGCTTGACCCGGGGGCGTGGCCTGCAGCACCTCCCACGTGGCTCAGTGTCCTCGCCTCTCCCCGGGGCGCGAAGCCGGGGCTGTCCCGGTCCTGTCCTGGTCCTGTCCCTGTTCTGTCCCggtcctgtccccatccctgtcccatccctgactccatccctgttcccatccctgtcctgcccctgtccccatccctgtgctgtccctgtcctgtccctgacCTCATCCATGTCCCcctccctgtcctgtccccatccttgtccctgtccccatccatgtccccatccctgtcccatTGCCACCCCCTTGTCCCCCTCACAGCACGTGGTGCTGTACCCGCTGGTGGCCAAGAGCCTGCGGAACATCGCTGCGGGGAAGGACCCCCTGGAGGGGCAGCGGCACTGCTGCAGCATGGCCCAGCTCCACGAGCACTACTCCCTGGGCTACCCCGACCTGGACGACCTCCAGAAGAACCCCCAGCCCCTCATCTTCGACATCGAAGTCCTTAAGGTGAGGCCACACgctggggtggggaagggtccCCTGGCCACCAGCACCCCGGTCCTGAGCaaggagggtgctggggggggctCTGCCCTCACGCCGGGGTCCCGGCAGGTGGAGGCTCCCGGTTCCTACCAGCAGGACCCATGGGCCATGACGgatgaggagaagctgcaggCTGTCCCTCTGATCCACCAGGAGGGCAACAAGCTGTACAAGCAGGGCAAggtgcaggaggcagctgccaaGTACTACGATGCCATCGCCTGTCTCAAGAACCTGCAGATGAAGGTGGAGCTCCCAGACCCCACGCTGGCTCCTCCTGGCTGGGGGGGAACCTCCCCCTCATCCTCCCCTCTCCATCTCATCCCACAGGAGCAGCCCGGCTCTCCGGACTGGATTGACCTGGACCAGAAGATCACCCCCTTGCTGTTGAATTACTGCCAGTGCAAGCTGCAGTGTGAGGAGTACTACGAGGTGCTGGACCACTGCTCCTCCATCCTCAACAAGTACGAGGGTAAGGAGCCCCGCAGCCCAGCCGGGCCAGCTCAGCCCTGCGTGTGGCTACCaaccccctccttctccccgCAGACAACGTCAAAGCCTACTTCAAGAGGGGGAAGGCCCACGCAGCTGTCTGGAACGTGGCTGAGGCCCAGGCTGACTTTGCCAAGGTGCTGAGCCTCGACCCCTCGCTGCGCCCCGTGGTCtccagggagctgaggagcctGGAAGCGAGGCTGAGGGAGAAGGAGGCCGAGGACAAGATCCGCTTCAAGGGCATCTTCTCCCAGTAGAGCCCCGCCAGgttcttgcttttcctttagaTATTCCACATGTGGAATGTTGATGGATGTTTATTAATGTTTAATACAAATTATTGGAAGTCATTGGAGGTGGCCTCCCCCCAAAGCCCCCCCCCGGGAGCTCGCCAGGGCAGAGCACTTGGAGTGGGAGCTCCTCAGGACTGTGCCCAACGTCACACGCCGGGGAAGGGACACGCAGGGGGACCTGAGCTccagcctgctgctccctgacaaCTTCTTTTATCGTTTGGTTGATGTTTTTATACTGCCCGTGGGGCTGGCTGAGCTGTTCCCAACCTGGGGGGCTCTGGTGCCAAACCTCAGCCCTCAGTCTCTTCCTTCCCACCCTGTCTCTGTCCCGTATTTGATGCCACCTCCTCCATTGTCACTTCTCAAGGCTGCTGCTATCACCCCAGGACCACGTTTCCTCTATCCCACAGCGTCGGAAGTATTTTATATAGAATAACTGCTCGTTATTGCTACCTATATAAAACTCTGGTTGTGCCATGCCAAGATAAagtggaagtaaaaaaaaaaagaacgcAAACTAGTGACTtggtcacttaaaaaaaaaaaacaacaccccaaAAAACTGCTGTTCAGAAGTGAgtgaggtggaaaaaaaagcccttcaagcagggcaggaggaggaagcctGGCCCTGAGGCCTTGCAAATTCACTGCACAGGTGACTCCTGGCTTGTGCTCCAGGTCCTGGGGGTGTTGGAGCTGCTAAAGGAAATCTCAGAGCCTGGAAACCCCTCCTGGGCTCAGGAGGTCAAAGCAGCTCTGACACACGCAGAGCTcaaagcaggagctggcagctgagcccaccccaaacccccccccagaGGGCTCCCAAATTGCCTCTGCCCCAACTGCTGCACCCTGGGTCACCTCTCTGCGTGTCCCCGGGGGGTTTTTGGTGGCCAGGGGACAAGCCCCTGTGCTGGGTAGAGAGCAGACGTGGGGGCAGCACCTCGTCTTGaggttggtttttatttcacacCGCCACGAAACGAAGAGAGGAACCACCCACTGACCCACTGACCCACTGCCTCCTGCCCCACGCCTGGCAACACCCGAGGGAAATAAATAACGGGGAGCAGGGGgggtgctgctggccctggggcACAACTCTGGTGTCCCCCCAGCACCTTGGCTCCTTGGGGAGGGGGCAAACCCCACCAGgcactgcccagcagcagctctgcagccccaaaggacctgggggggggggaaagactGGAGGCAACCCGGGGTGGGCTCAGCCCCCAGGGGGTGGCTCTGGCCCCccagggggggaagggaagctCTGAGCACTGTGTCTGGGGGACCCAGCACCCTCATCTCCTTCCTGACAACTCAGGACCCCTCACAGggtcccagctgctcctggctggggaaggaaggTTGTGGCAGAGAGGGGACGGTGGCCACGTCACCCTCACTCCTCACCCTCCAGCTTGAGGCTGATGCTGCGGGGCTTGGCCCGGGGTAGCCCAGAGGGTCCCGGTGGTGGCCCCGTGTCCCTCTCGGCCTGGCTGGAGCCCCGGGACCTCAGGAGCTGACTCTGCTTGCGGAGGAAGTCGACGGGGGCCGGGCAGCCATAGGTGCCTTTGCCCAGCACGGGTCTGGGGGGTCCCTGGGTGGAGTGGGCCAGCGCCGCCGCCTCCAGCTGAGCCAAGTGGGCTACGTAGCCCTCCGAGAGGAACTGTGAGGGGGGGGAGGACAAGGATAGCCTGAGGAGGTGGCGACCCCCAAGCCATAGCAACCCCCCTCCCTGTGGTGGAGTTGGCAGCcgtcccctccctgcagccccagcttgTCCCCTGCCACCCCCGTACCTGGCACTGGTTCTGGAACTTCTTGACGGCCCGACCCACGATGTAGATGTGTGCTGgtgccagccccagggagctgtAGACAGAGATGTCCTTGGTGGAGCCATAACCGGCCATGATGGTGACCTCCACCTGGGCAAGGGACAGCAGGAGCTTTAGGGCAGAGCCACCCTGCCCACGGGGACAGCCACCCaccaggggacagggacaccctCCCTTTAGGATGGTCACAGCACCCCTGGGCTGGTGGttgccagctctgccctcagaGCGTGGTCTGGCTGCATCCCAACACCCCCGGGAGGACCCGATGTCACCAGAGGTCCCCCACCCATGTCCCCGTCCCCACCTCGGAGCGCAGGCTCTGgaggaaagcagctttttggCGCAGGGGGTCGTGGGTGAGCCCGTCACAGAAGGAGACGACACCGTGGGGGAAGTTGTGCTGGGAGAGCCAGGCCACCACCCGGTGCTTCTGCATGTCGGGGCGCCCCGTCACGTAGATGATCATGTACCCCAAATCCTGCCAGTGCCTAGGAGGGGGACAGTCCTGGTGGTGAGAGAGTCACCAAGCACCGGATGAACGTCACCCATGGCTTGGGATGAACGTCACCCACAGCCCGGGATGAGCGTCACCCACGGCTTTGGATGAACGTCACCCACAGCCCGGGAAGAACATCACCCATGGCTTGGGATGAACATCACCCACGGCCTGGGATGAACGTCACCCACAGCCTGGGAAGAACGTCACCCATGGCTTGGGATGAACGTCACCCACGGCCCGGGAAGAACGTCACCCACGGCCTGGCATGAACATCACCCACAGCCCGGGATGAACGTCACCCACAGCCCGGGATGAACGTCACCCATGGCTTGGGAAGAACGTCACCCACAGCCTGGCATGAACGTCACCCACAGCCCGGGATGAACGTCACCCACAGCCTGGCATGAACGTCACCCACATCACAGAAGGAGGGGGAGGTTGTCCCCCTGGTCTGAAGGGCACCAACCGTACGACATCCACGGCCCCTGCCCGCACTTTGGGGTCGCTGCCCATGATGGAGACGCTGGCGGTGAAGGAGCCATCGATGCTGAACACCACGGCCTCAGTGCCCGGGGCCACCACGGTCAGATAGGCCTCGGCGTAGCTGTGGTCCCCCCTGGgacagggagagcagagggggctCAAGGAGGGGTTTGGCCCCACCAAGGGCcgaaggggctggaggaggcacCCAGTGTCCCCAGTCCCACCTGACCACCATGCGCACGGGGTAGATGCCGATGGCCAAAGCCTTGTCCTGGGGGATGGTGAAGGTCAGACGGCCCCCACTGCTTGTCACCTCAGTGCCATAGTGCAGCCACTTCCCCGAGAGAGGCTGTGTCATGATGTAGATGTCCACCTGGGACAGAGGGAAGAGGGGCTGAGCCTGGGGTGAACCTCCCAgcctccctgctccatcctccaCCTACAAATTCCTTACGATCACACAGGGtcagaaccacagaaccatctgggttggaaaggacccctctgagatcaccaaatccaaccctggatccactccccccgtggttcccagcccatggcactcagtgccacatccaggctcttcttaaaaacctccagggatggagaatccaccccctccctgggcacccattccaatgcctgatcaccctctctggaaagaattttttcctaaaacttaagctctgccaggggaggtttaggctggatattaggaagaacttcttAAGCCCCATGCCCTTTTGTCCCACTGATacctgcctgggagcagagcccaacccccccctggctccaacctcctttcagggagttggagagagtgatgaggtctcccctgagcctcctcttctccagcctcaacacccccagctccctcagcccttcctcacaggaattctgctggatcccttcacagcctccttgctcttctctggacctgctccagcacctcaatctccttcctgagctgaggggcccagaactggacacaggactcaagctgtggcctccccagagctgagcacaggggcagaatcccttccctggacctgctggccacgctgttgCTGAGCTAGCCCAAGATGCCAttcctggccacctgggcacactgctggctcacgttcagCTTCCTCTCAATCCTGGGTCCTTCCCATCCACCACATCCCCTCCCACGGGTGACACCAGCCCCGTGTCCCCTCCTGGAtacccccccaccccatctgctcccagcagcaccttctCCCCTGTCAGTGTCACCACGTCCAGGGGTCCGTAGGTGAAGCGCCCACTGAGGACCTGTGCCTTCCCCTCACACACAATGACATCGCTGGCCCGGTGGTTGGCTGTCACGTTCTGTGGGGACACGGGGAGGGGGTGGTCACGGGGGGCACCTGAGGTGGTGCAGGGGACCCAACAAGTTGTGGGGCCATCGCAGCACCCACGTTCTGCGGGGACACGGGGAGGGGGTGGTCATGGGGGTACCCGAGATGGTGCAGAGGACCTGACAAGTTAGGGGATCATCCCAGCACCCCCATGGCAGAGCCCCCCGGACCCCCAAGGGCAGCCGGAGCCCCGCATCACCCCCACACGGAGTTGGGGTTCTGGGGGTTCCCGCTGGCCGTGGGACACCCACCCGGATCTTCATGGGGGTGCGTCTGCGCTGCCACTTctccctggggatggaggggctgTAGATGGAGCTCTCCTCGCTCTCTGAAGGCTGAGGACCCTCCTTCTCCAccacctgcagagcagcacagccccagctcagcccctgccgGCCCCCTCgggccccacagcccccccctGTCCCTCCTCACCTGGCGCAGGATGAAGGCCACCACGTCGGAGGACTCCCAGTAGCTGGCATGGAAGAGGTGTGGCAGGGTGATGGTGGGGAAGGCAGTCAGAGCATCGGGGCAGTACAGGGAGTAATCGATGCGTTTGGAGCCCCACCAGCGCTCCAGGACTGTggggggacagagctgggatgaAGACCCCAACTACCCCCAGATCCCACCCCCccgaggggctgcagggcaggggtaACTCTTACTCTTGACGACCTCGCTGGTGCcgggggggttggggggctCTCCTGGCTCATTGCCTCTCCAGAAGCCCCCGAAGCTGCTGGTGGGGGTCGGGGGGGCGGCTACGTCCACCTCGGGCAGGAAGAGGGCAGAGTGTGTCTGCAGAGCATCCTctgaggggggagaggggagtgaGGCCACCCCGAGCCCCCTGGGGACATCGACCACCCCGAGAGCCTCCTCCAGGAGAGCCCCAGCAGGGGACAGGATCGGGCATCCCCTTCCCCATAACCCTAATCAGGcacctgcaggtgctgtgggtGCCGTGGGTaccccaaacccaccctggGGTGCTGGAATGAGGCCAGGGTGTGGGGGCTGCTCAcccagcagggaggaggtgcCATCACCCAGAGGGTACTTCTGGTAGCGAGGGACACTGAGCGGGGGCACGGCGTGGAAAGCCTTGGCCAGGAGAGGCTCCAGGCGAGAGGCACAGGGGTCAGCGGCGTGGAAGAGATTGTAAATCTGCTCACAGGCTGGACGGAGCTGGGCCACTGCCAGGGGGACACAACAGGGTCAGGACTGCCCTGCGAGGGGACCAGGGGGGCACAGGGACATGATGGGGGGGACAAGGGATGGGGGGATGAGGCAAGAGGTGGTGGCGGTGGGACAaggggtggtggggatgggacAAGGGGTGGCGGGGATGGGACAaggggtggtggggatgggacAAGGGGTAGGGAGGATGGGAAAAGTGTAGCCAAGAGTTCAACACCCAGGGGCAAACCCCAGAGAGAGGAAAGGCTGGAGAGGCAAACCCAGGACACTGAGAACAACCAGGGGACAGcacagagaggggaaggggacacTTGGGCACTGATGCCcacacagccagggctgggtgtgCACGGGGATCCAACCCAAGAGGGGCTCCAACCCAATAGGGGATCTTTGGGGAGGTCCCAATGGGTCTGAAGCTTGCAGGGGACCCACAAAGAGGgttgggggctgcaggggtTCCTCACCATCCAGGGTGGGCATGACAGTCTTGCGCAGGGCGAGCACCAGTCCCAGGGGAGAGCCAAAGAGGAAGAAGCCCGAGACCTTGAATTCCAGGCGGGTGCTGGTGCCTTcagccccctccagccccccaggACCACTCCTGGCACCCTCTGCCTCTGGAGGGGCCTCGCTGGCCTGCGGGCTGGGACAGCAGGGGGGGACAGTGACATCCCAGTCCCACCATTCCCGGAGGCAAAGCTGCCCCCGGCACGGCCCCGTTAGCccggaggagctgctggaagtggGGGGGCTCCAGCAATGCCCCCCCTGGGGCAGGCTGCCCCCAGGCAATGCCACCTCTCCCCTTTTGCTCTCACCCACAGGaagagctgggctggtggctgTCCCCTTGCTGTGtccccagctcagggctggccTGTCCcaaccctgctgctccctccatcccctcgGCCAGCGGGTCCCGGCTGCCGCCCAGCTCCGGGGAAACGGGCTCTGTGCTCTGTGTGGGGACAGGCAGTGAGCACCCATTCCCTGCTAACCCAACACGTTTTTTGGGGGGCAAACCCCCCTTTTTCCTGACCCCTCTCAGGGGGTGCTAGCACTCACCAGGCTGCCACGGCGGCTGCTGCTGCGGCTGCCCCCGGCGCCCGCCCGGCTCTGGCACAGCGCGTCGAAGCCCAGGATGCTGCCCACACagtcccccagcagcaccacctggaaaggaggaggaaagatgGGAATCCCCAAGCCCCCCAGCACCTCGGGAAGGggttcccagcagagctgatccCTAACttgacaggctgaggaagttttggggttgttcagcctggaggaggctccgAGGTGAGCTCAGAGCGACCTCCctgtatctgaaggggctccaagaaagctgggggagggattTTGGCATGGGGGTGtagggagagaagaggggaaatggtttaaaacttgaagaggggagatttaagttagacattgggaagaaattatttaatttgagggtgctgagcccctggaacaggttgtccaaggaagggctgccccatccctggagatgttgatggtcaggttggatggggcttggagccccctgggctggtgggaggtgtccctgcccatgcagggggggttggaacaagatgatcttgaaggtcccttccaacccaacccattccatggctccagctcccctccagcccccctcACCTGGCCGCAGAAGCCGACTCCCTCCCCGGAGCGCAGGAAGGCGCCGTAGGCCTGGTTGGCCCGGGTGATGACAGCACCCACGGCGTGCTGGTAGGTGACAGAGGAGGTGGCCAGGAGAGGGAGGGCTGCCAGGGGGATGTGGTCCTGGCTGCTGGACAAACTGTCCTTGTCGTGGCTGTAAGGGCTGAGCCTGAGAGGGACAAGGTGAGGGGGGGATGAAGGGAGCTGCCTCCACCTCCCCACCGCACGGCGCTCGGGGTAACCCCAGGAGTTATCCTCATCCCATTGCTGGTCCCGAGGATCCCACCAGGAGAAGGAAAGTCTCCCCTTGAGGCCACCACCTTCCCAGTCCTGGATGCCACACCTCTCTGAGACCACCAGTTTGTGGGCTTAGACACCAcaccagaagaagaaaagtccCCTCTCCAAGGTCACCACCTCCCTAGCCCTGGATGCCTCACCAAGAGACCAAGTCCCTCCCTCTggccaccacctccctggccctgGAAGCCACACCAGGAGACATAAAATCCCCTCCCCAAGACCTCCCCCATCCTCTCCCACAACCCCTGGGGGggagcagccccctcctccccatccctacCTGGAGACAAGGGCGTAGGCAGCGGCACAGATGGGTGGGCAGGGGACCAGGCGCAGGGCCACGTGTCCCAGGGCCTCGGGGAAGTTAACCCTGGTGACAGCATCGAAGGTGGCTGCCAGGGTCTGCACGTCTGCCTGCTTGGAGCCcagctccccccctccctggtCCAAGATGTTGCCACTGtggaggatgaggaagaggacGTGGATCCGGCACGCCTGCGCCGCGCTCTCCACAGAGTCCccctgcaggaaggagaggggCTGCTCTCAGCACCCAAGCTGGGCTTGGGTGGGGGTCCCAAACtgaggggggtgtggggggacacacgggacacacacacacacacctcgGGGAAGGCAGATGTCCCCAAGCCTTCGCCATCCACCTTGGCAGCGCCGGCTCCATCCCCTGCCAGCACACAGGGGTCAGCCCCTCACCAGGGTGTCCAGGGAGGGCTCAGCCCCCTCCTGGGACCCCCACACCAGGGTTTGGGGCTGGGCCCCCCCTTACCACTCACCCAGCACCTCATCCAGCTCCGCCGGACGCTCCAGGGTGTCCAAGAAGTCGTTGGAGCTCCACTTGGTTATCTCCTTGGCAAAGACCTCGTCGCTGTCAGACAGGTCCTCTGTggagggagggggctgtgggtgGGCAGCCCGTGAGGGGGGGGTGCATCCCCCCACCCAGCCAGGTCCTTCCACTCGtgtttcccctcctttcccccccacGAAACGCTCATCCCTACCGTGGGCATCAAAGAACTCCTCCTCGGAGCTGTTCTCGGAGTCGCGGGCGATGTTCTGCATCCGCCACTCGGACAGGCTCTGAGGAGACACCCCCCCTGCCACCAGTGGGGGGTCAGCACCCACATCACCCCCCAGCACCAAGACACAacccctgccccacagctgcCCCCTCCTCTTGCACCCAGAGCCCTCCACAGAAGATCCAGAGCCAACCCTGGGGCACCCAGAGCCCTCCTGAGAGAACCAAGACCAACCCCAGGGCACCCAGAACCACCTCAGGAGACCCAGGACCAACCCAAGGCACCCAGAACCACCTCAGGAGACCCAGGACCAACCCCAGGAGACCCAGGCCACCCCCTGGGACACCCAGAGCTCCCATGAAAGACCCAGGGCCAACTTTGGGGCACTCAGCACCACCCCAGGAGAGACCAGGGCTACCCCTGGGACACCAAGAGGA encodes:
- the PITPNM1 gene encoding membrane-associated phosphatidylinositol transfer protein 1 isoform X2, with translation MLIKEYHILLPMSLEEYQVAQLYMIQKKSREESSGEGSGVEILANRPYSDGPGGSGQYTHKIYHVGSHIPSWFRALLPKAALQVEEESWNAYPYTRTRYTCPFVEKFSIEIETYYRPDAGQQTNIFNLSAAEKRQRILDTIDIVRDPISPGEYKPEEDPKLYHSTKTGRGPLGDDWLEVAAGGPLMCAYKLCKVEFRYWGMQSKIEQFIHDVGLRKVMLRAHRQAWCWQDEWTDLTMEDIRQLEEETAKMLAQKMAKCGGETEEKPNAEPSSAEGQLELGETSGQEGAEVTEVAGGSPDDSFAKQWSTSSRSSYSSQHGEDLSDSDEVFAKEITKWSSNDFLDTLERPAELDEVLGDGAGAAKVDGEGLGTSAFPEGDSVESAAQACRIHVLFLILHSGNILDQGGGELGSKQADVQTLAATFDAVTRVNFPEALGHVALRLVPCPPICAAAYALVSRLSPYSHDKDSLSSSQDHIPLAALPLLATSSVTYQHAVGAVITRANQAYGAFLRSGEGVGFCGQVVLLGDCVGSILGFDALCQSRAGAGGSRSSSRRGSLSTEPVSPELGGSRDPLAEGMEGAAGLGQASPELGTQQGDSHQPSSSCGPQASEAPPEAEGARSGPGGLEGAEGTSTRLEFKVSGFFLFGSPLGLVLALRKTVMPTLDVAQLRPACEQIYNLFHAADPCASRLEPLLAKAFHAVPPLSVPRYQKYPLGDGTSSLLEDALQTHSALFLPEVDVAAPPTPTSSFGGFWRGNEPGEPPNPPGTSEVVKILERWWGSKRIDYSLYCPDALTAFPTITLPHLFHASYWESSDVVAFILRQVVEKEGPQPSESEESSIYSPSIPREKWQRRRTPMKIRNVTANHRASDVIVCEGKAQVLSGRFTYGPLDVVTLTGEKVDIYIMTQPLSGKWLHYGTEVTSSGGRLTFTIPQDKALAIGIYPVRMVVRGDHSYAEAYLTVVAPGTEAVVFSIDGSFTASVSIMGSDPKVRAGAVDVVRHWQDLGYMIIYVTGRPDMQKHRVVAWLSQHNFPHGVVSFCDGLTHDPLRQKAAFLQSLRSEVEVTIMAGYGSTKDISVYSSLGLAPAHIYIVGRAVKKFQNQCQFLSEGYVAHLAQLEAAALAHSTQGPPRPVLGKGTYGCPAPVDFLRKQSQLLRSRGSSQAERDTGPPPGPSGLPRAKPRSISLKLEGEE
- the PITPNM1 gene encoding membrane-associated phosphatidylinositol transfer protein 1 isoform X1, with the translated sequence MLIKEYHILLPMSLEEYQVAQLYMIQKKSREESSGEGSGVEILANRPYSDGPGGSGQYTHKIYHVGSHIPSWFRALLPKAALQVEEESWNAYPYTRTRYTCPFVEKFSIEIETYYRPDAGQQTNIFNLSAAEKRQRILDTIDIVRDPISPGEYKPEEDPKLYHSTKTGRGPLGDDWLEVAAGGPLMCAYKLCKVEFRYWGMQSKIEQFIHDVGLRKVMLRAHRQAWCWQDEWTDLTMEDIRQLEEETAKMLAQKMAKCGGETEEKPNAEPSSAEGQLELGETSGQEGAEVTEVAGGSPDDSFAKQWSTSSRSSYSSQHGGGVSPQSLSEWRMQNIARDSENSSEEEFFDAHEDLSDSDEVFAKEITKWSSNDFLDTLERPAELDEVLGDGAGAAKVDGEGLGTSAFPEGDSVESAAQACRIHVLFLILHSGNILDQGGGELGSKQADVQTLAATFDAVTRVNFPEALGHVALRLVPCPPICAAAYALVSRLSPYSHDKDSLSSSQDHIPLAALPLLATSSVTYQHAVGAVITRANQAYGAFLRSGEGVGFCGQVVLLGDCVGSILGFDALCQSRAGAGGSRSSSRRGSLSTEPVSPELGGSRDPLAEGMEGAAGLGQASPELGTQQGDSHQPSSSCGPQASEAPPEAEGARSGPGGLEGAEGTSTRLEFKVSGFFLFGSPLGLVLALRKTVMPTLDVAQLRPACEQIYNLFHAADPCASRLEPLLAKAFHAVPPLSVPRYQKYPLGDGTSSLLEDALQTHSALFLPEVDVAAPPTPTSSFGGFWRGNEPGEPPNPPGTSEVVKILERWWGSKRIDYSLYCPDALTAFPTITLPHLFHASYWESSDVVAFILRQVVEKEGPQPSESEESSIYSPSIPREKWQRRRTPMKIRNVTANHRASDVIVCEGKAQVLSGRFTYGPLDVVTLTGEKVDIYIMTQPLSGKWLHYGTEVTSSGGRLTFTIPQDKALAIGIYPVRMVVRGDHSYAEAYLTVVAPGTEAVVFSIDGSFTASVSIMGSDPKVRAGAVDVVRHWQDLGYMIIYVTGRPDMQKHRVVAWLSQHNFPHGVVSFCDGLTHDPLRQKAAFLQSLRSEVEVTIMAGYGSTKDISVYSSLGLAPAHIYIVGRAVKKFQNQCQFLSEGYVAHLAQLEAAALAHSTQGPPRPVLGKGTYGCPAPVDFLRKQSQLLRSRGSSQAERDTGPPPGPSGLPRAKPRSISLKLEGEE